From the genome of Aspergillus chevalieri M1 DNA, chromosome 8, nearly complete sequence, one region includes:
- the abd1 gene encoding mRNA (guanine-N7)-methyltransferase (BUSCO:EOG09262QTY;~COG:A;~EggNog:ENOG410PHZU;~InterPro:IPR039753,IPR029063,IPR004971;~PFAM:PF03291;~go_function: GO:0004482 - mRNA (guanine-N7-)-methyltransferase activity [Evidence IEA]), translated as MSDDRRVSGGAMYDPARDAWADRDADAGSWPQRRTVDQEAQSYSPPAPAQAPRPVSPVYAVPVPGPGPQSSYDTEPSVKPAAQEISTAAPEEPPHRHISTEQTGAPEPDKETTRSSKLTKKKGKRPAAKAMDSPDATRPASEATDFVASPSDPNGEKKRKLAEEKPEEPKPGSDRPVSKRKRLEERHQKLRKRGRTPPSAYARRDADENSGRSRDTPKDRSPSPPPRAPTPEAQSRPRKRPGGGARMGLVDRETIRRRQEERERAQENDAMRASQVRGVTDVVRQHYNTVPQRGKEWRKTESKIKGLRSFNNWIKSTLIQKFSPDEEFLSRYADSKDWAEGTGPMPMEERRLLVVDLGCGKGGDLGKWQQAPQPVDLYVGLDPADISVEQARDRYSSMRNGRGPRGRRGPLFHGEFIPKDCFGEFLGDIPIIQQVGIDPNAGPGGSVMSSRWGGGGFDVVASMFAIHYAFESEEKARQMLRNVSGLLRKGGRFLGVCPNSDVISARVAEYNTKRKERETAKQEKPEDPEDGEVEEDDNKPAWGNSIYQVRFPGPAPDDGVFRPPFGWRYTYFMEEAVEGIPEYVVPWEAFRALTEDYNLELSYRKPFLDIWRDEQNDSELRPLSERMGVRDRETGALLMTEEEKEAASFYHAFCFYKV; from the exons ATGAGCGATGACCGGCGAGTATCAGGAGGCGCTATGTATGATCCCGCCCGCGACGCTTGGGCTGACCGCGACGCCGACGCGGGCTCTTGGCCTCAGCGCCGCACTGTGGACCAGGAGGCCCAGTCGTACTCtccgccagcaccagcgcaAGCTCCTCGTCCAGTTTCTCCGGTGTATGCTGTTCCTGTTCCTGGCCCCGGTCCG CAGTCTTCGTATGATACAGAGCCGTCCGTGAAACCAGCTGCGCAAGAAATTTCTACTGCCGCTCCAGAAGAGCCACCGCATCGTCACATCTCTACGGAACAGACAGGAGCCCCGGAACCCGATAAAGAGACCACTCGATCCTCCAAGCTcacaaagaagaaaggaaaacgCCCGGCTGCCAAAGCAATGGACAGCCCCGACGCCACCAGACCGGCTTCCGAAGCCACCGACTTCGTCGCCAGCCCATCCGACCCAAAcggtgagaagaagagaaaactAGCGGAAGAGAAACCAGAGGAGCCCAAACCAGGCTCAGACCGCCCAGTCTCCAAGCGCAAGCGTCTCGAAGAACGACACCAGAAGCTACGCAAACGTGGCCGAACACCACCGTCTGCTTACGCACGACGCGATGCGGATGAGAATTCGGGCCGCAGTCGTGATACCCCGAAGGATCGCTCGCCTTCGCCGCCGCCGAGAGCACCGACTCCTGAAGCGCAATCGCGGCCGCGCAAGAGGCCGGGTGGTGGTGCAAGGATGGGGCTTGTTGACCGTGAGACGATACGGCGGAGGCAGGAGGAGCGGGAGCGTGCTCAGGAGAATGATGCTATGCGGGCGTCTCAGGTTCGTGGGGTGACAGATGTTGTCCGTCAGCATTACAATACGGTGCCGCAGCGAGGAAAGGAATGGCGGAAGACGGAGAGTAAGATCAAGGGTCTGCGGAGCTTTAACAACTGGATCAAGAGTACTTTGATCCAGAAGTTCTCTCCGGACGAAGAGTTCCTCTCGCGTTACGCTGATTCCAAGGACTGGGCAGAAGGCACCGGGCCAATGCCGATGGAGGAAAGACGTCTTCTAGTAGTCGACTTGGGCTGCGGTAAGGGAGGTGATCTGGGCAAATGGCAGCAAGCTCCGCAGCCAGTGGACCTCTACGTTGGCCTTGACCCAGCAGATATATCTGTCGAGCAAGCTCGCGACCGTTACAGTTCGATGAGAAATGGCCGTGGCCCGCGCGGACGCCGTGGTCCACTGTTCCATGGCGAGTTCATCCCCAAGGACTGTTTCGGAGAGTTCCTGGGCGATATCCCTATCATCCAGCAGGTCGGGATTGATCCGAACGCAGGTCCGGGAGGTTCGGTCATGAGCTCGCGATGGGGTGGTGGAGGATTTGACGTCGTCGCATCCATGTTCGCCATCCACTACGCATTCGAGAGCGAAGAAAAGGCGCGCCAAATGCTTCGCAACGTTTCCGGATTGCTGAGGAAGGGTGGTCGGTTTTTGGGGGTGTGTCCCAACTCAGACGTCATCAGCGCACGGGTGGCCGAATACAACACGAAGCGCAAGGAACGCGAAACAGCCAAGCAGGAGAAACCAGAAGATCCTGAAGACGgcgaggttgaggaggatgataACAAGCCAGCATGGGGAAATAGCATCTACCAAGTCCGGTTCCCCGGTCCCGCGCCGGACGATGGCGTCTTCCGGCCGCCATTTGGATGGCGATACACATATTTCATGGAAGAAGCGGTGGAGGGAATTCCGGAATACGTCGTGCCCTGGGAAGCTTTTCGAGC TCTGACCGAGGATTACAACCTCGAACTCTCCTACCGCAAGCCATTCCTGGACATCTGGCGAGACGAGCAGAATGATTCTGAATTGAGACCGCTTAGTGAACGCATGGGAGTACGGGATCGGGAGACTGGTGCTCTACTGATGaccgaggaggagaaggaagcagcCA GTTTCTATCACGCATTCTGTTTCTACAAGGTTTAA
- a CDS encoding uncharacterized protein (COG:S;~EggNog:ENOG410PIN3;~InterPro:IPR013909,IPR012935;~PFAM:PF08600,PF07967;~go_function: GO:0008270 - zinc ion binding [Evidence IEA]), with protein MSYALETKKRKFHRVLESLTKPSIPDQPAKESTTTGAPTTARDAIKKIRLSKDDNSSSTSSIKNSMLKVARPGTRASSVSSTARPSFVPWDRERFLERLETFRRVDRWSPKPTAVSEVAWAKQGWICTDVSRVTCVGGCGGSVVVKLPDELDELDGYDAEKVQERKDVRARLVEEYTKRLVEGHGENCPWRNKGCDATIHRLPLSNPDVAISGLQKRYLNLVKMEDKLPVEEAIQTPESLDLDEIINILPTGFVEPDKPSETIEPEKQPETTQPETPKPETKEGEKQKSAPQTQEEISQKITINKAAFALALFGWDTVSDGAAGLAACGACFRRLGLWMYKPKYGDTELDTQLEVAGEHMEYCPWVSGKAQSGTGKPTDKPETLRSGWQVSTQALKVKHRRQIRSTASMDTLRAGSETPSMMDGSVVDSEVDEETKKATDREWWSKIRRMRQVLNVNFPRKSTPGH; from the exons ATGTCCTACGCACTAGAAACCAAAAAGCGCAAATTCCACCGAGTCCTCGAATCCCTAACCAAACCCTCGATCCCCGACCAACCAGCCAAAgaatccaccaccaccggagCTCCGACAACAGCACGCGATGCGATCAAGAAGATCCGCTTGAGCAAAGACGACAATAGCTCCTCTACTTCTTCCATCAAGAATTCGATGCTGAAAGTCGCCCGACCCGGCACGCGGGCATCCTCTGTTTCGTCGACAGCACGACCCAGTTTCGTCCCTTGGGACCGCGAGCGCTTCCTCGAACGACTCGAGACGTTTCGTCGGGTGGATCGCTGGTCTCCGAAGCCGACTGCGGTTAGTGAAGTGGCTTGGGCGAAGCAAGGATGGATCTGTACGGATGTGTCGCGGGTGACATGTGTTGGGGGTTGTGGCGGATCGGTGGTTGTCAAGTTGCCGGACGAGCTGGATGAATTGGATGGGTATGATGCGGAGAAAGTGCAGGAAAGGAAGGACGTCC GCGCAAGGCTCGTGGAGGAATATACAAAACGTTTGGTCGAAGGTCATGGTGAGAATTGCCCGTGGAGGAACAAGGGCTGCGATG CTACGATCCATCGCCTGCCCTTGTCCAACCCTGATGTAGCAATCTCCGGCCTACAAAAACGGTACTTGAACTTGGTGAAGATGGAGGATAAACTACCAGTGGAGGAAGCCATCCAGACACCGGAGTCGCTTGATCTTGACGAAATCATCAACATATTACCAACCGGATTTGTTGAACCAGACAAGCCAAGTGAAACAATTGAACCAGAAAAGCAGCCAGAGACGACACAGCCAGAGACCCCCAAACCGGAGACAAAGGAAGGAGAAAAACAAAAGAGCGCTCCTCAAACTCAGGAAGAGATATCTCAGAAAATCACAATCAACAAAGCAGCTTTCGCATTGGCATTATTTGGCTGGGATACTGTCTCAGACGGAGCAGCAGGACTAGCTGCGTGTGGTGCGTGTTTCCGACGACTTGGTCTCTGGATGTACAAACCAAAATATGGAGACACCGAGCTTGACACTCAGTTGGAAGTGGCCGGTGAACACATGGAGTACTGTCCCTGGGTCAGCGGTAAAGCGCAGAGCGGTACAGGCAAGCCGACTGATAAACCAGAGACATTGCGCAGCGGATGGCAAGTCTCGACTCAGGCGCTGAAAGTGAAGCATCGTCGCCAAATCCGCTCAACTGCCTCGATGGACACTCTCCGCGCTGGCTCGGAGACGCCTTCAATGATGGATGGGTCAGTGGTAGATTCAGAGGTTGACGAGGAGACTAAGAAGGCTACTGATCGCGAGTGGTGGTCGAAGATCCGGCGAATGCGGCAGGTCTTGAATGTCAACTTTCCCAGGAAGTCGACCCCGGGGCATTGA
- a CDS encoding SUMO ligase MMS21 (COG:L;~EggNog:ENOG410PQBA;~InterPro:IPR026846,IPR004181,IPR013083;~PFAM:PF11789;~go_component: GO:0030915 - Smc5-Smc6 complex [Evidence IEA];~go_function: GO:0008270 - zinc ion binding [Evidence IEA];~go_function: GO:0019789 - SUMO transferase activity [Evidence IEA];~go_process: GO:0000724 - double-strand break repair via homologous recombination [Evidence IEA]), whose protein sequence is MPLATPTPSRNSRYASTTTNDNGNDDGIPNLDQQLPPYEPPLAPLTQKSQTALADLAQSHKLKALQTHITHAVEKLGDSAAQVNERLTDARERYTRYTARKRSRSQYENENNGGEDQREGEGEDEKDEEFQRFKRTEEQVHAITEKLESEMRGIVDTEVKAGGLISILADLGKEAEAASTATQRQQPRNTRRRRRNSNPDSDEEAENEDEEDEDYQETQQSQRASEPPSQKLTTQLTTETQNWHALSLTQRYSTNNTYIGFYRMVHDAKHPGDDIPPLPHASTWFRHLEDPSTAAVPPRTQTRPQTRRHQSTPAEGNDEDIAIEKERVSLKCPLTLLTFNEPLTSTKCPHSFEAQAIMDMISHSPMMVPVGRDRRNRVRAVKCPVCSVVLTQEDLKRDAVLERRVRRMQRQQQEEEEEEDEDEDEDEDGGDGRRRKRNRAQRKSGITVASDDEDDDDDEEEAQPVRVKQEKAMTRGPSAI, encoded by the coding sequence ATGCCATTAGCGACCCCAACACCCTCCCGCAACAGCCGCTAtgcctccaccaccaccaacgacAACGGCAATGACGATGGCATCCCCAACCTCGACCAGCAACTCCCACCCTACGAACCTCCTCTCGCACCCCTAACGCAAAAATCGCAAACCGCCCTCGCGGACCTCGCCCAGTCGCACAAACTCAAAGCCCTCCAAACGCACATTACCCACGCGGTCGAGAAACTCGGCGACTCGGCGGCGCAGGTCAATGAGCGGTTAACTGATGCGAGGGAGCGGTATACGCGGTAcacggcgaggaagaggtcgaGGAGTCAATATGAGAATGAAAATAATGGAGGAGAAGACCAGAGGGAGGGCGAGGGTGAGGACGAGAAGGATGAAGAATTCCAGCGCTTCAAAAGGACAGAAGAACAAGTCCACGCTATAACCGAGAAACTCGAGTCCGAAATGCGCGGCATCGTCGATACAGAAGTCAAAGCCGGCGGTCTTATATCCATCCTCGCAGACCTGGgtaaagaagcagaagccgCGTCTACGGCTACACAGCGCCAACAACCCCGCAACAcacgacgacgaagacgcaATTCCAACCCTGACTCGGACGAGGAAGCGGAAaacgaggacgaagaagacgaagactaCCAAGAAACCCAACAATCCCAGCGAGCCAGCGAACCCCCCAGCCAGAAATTAACAACCCAACTCACCACCGAAACCCAAAACTGGCACGCCCTCTCCCTAACCCAACGCTACTCCACAAACAACACCTACATCGGCTTCTACCGCATGGTCCACGACGCCAAGCACCCCGGCGACGACATCCCCCCTCTCCCACACGCCTCAACATGGTTCAGACACCTCGAAGACCCGTCCACCGCCGCAGTCCCTCCACGAACCCAGACACGGCCGCAAACTCGCCGGCACCAGTCCACTCCCGCTGAGGGTAATGACGAGGATATTGCTATTGAAAAAGAGCGCGTCTCGCTGAAGTGTCCGTTGACGCTGCTTACGTTCAATGAGCCGTTGACGTCGACGAAGTGCCCGCATAGTTTTGAGGCGCAGGCGATTATGGATATGATTTCGCATAGTCCGATGATGGTGCCTGTTGGCCGGGATCGGAGAAATCGTGTGCGTGCGGTGAAGTGTCCGGTTTGTTCGGTTGTGTTGACGCAAGAGGATTTGAAGAGGGATGCGGTTTTGGAGAGGAGGGTTAGGAGGATGCAGAGACAGCagcaggaggaggaggaggaggaggatgaagatgaggatgaggatgaggatgggggAGATGGTCgtcggaggaagagaaacaGGGCTCAGCGGAAGTCTGGGATTACAGTTGCTagcgacgatgaagatgatgacgatgacgaggaagaagcgCAGCCTGTTCGGGTCAAGCAAGAAAAGGCCATGACGCGTGGTCCTAGTGCTATTTAG
- the MIC33 gene encoding putative mitochondrial dicarboxylate carrier protein (COG:C;~EggNog:ENOG410PWAU;~InterPro:IPR018108,IPR023395,IPR002067;~PFAM:PF00153;~TransMembrane:1 (o230-250i);~go_process: GO:0055085 - transmembrane transport [Evidence IEA]), with amino-acid sequence MATVKEATPSQAQPAPNFLHHPYTRAALPFVNGGLAGMTATVVIQPLDMIKVRLQLAGEGVRTGPRPSAFGVARDIITSGKVADLYTGLSAGLLRQAVYTTARLGFFDTFMKTLNKNAESSNRGVSFGERAGAGLAAGGIAAMVGNPADLALIRMQSDGLKAPEKRANYRGVLDALARISKSEGVGALWAGAFPTVVRAMSLNLGQLAFFSESKAQLAKRTNLSAQNQTFAASAIAGFFASFLSLPFDFIKTRLQKQQKDPQTGKLPYKGMLDCAGKVIRDEGWLRFYRGFGTYYVRIAPHAMVTLIVADYLRILTK; translated from the exons ATGGCTACCGTCAAAGAAGCAACTCCCTCCCAGGCCCAGCCTGCCCCTAACTTCCTCCACCACCCCTACACCCGAGCAGCCCTCCCCTTCGTCAACGGCGGTTTGGCAGGGATGACTGCTACCGTCGTCATCCAGCCCCTCGACATGATCAAGGTCCGTCTACAACTCGCCGGTGAAGGTGTCCGGACCGGGCCCCGTCCCTCTGCGTTTGGCGTGGCCCGTGATATAATCACCTCGGGCAAGGTGGCCGATCTCTACACCGGTCTGTCCGCTGGTCTGCTGCGTCAGGCTGTCTACACTACTGCGCGTCTGGGATTCTTTGATACCTTCATGAAGACGCTTAACAAGAATGCCGAGTCTTCCAACCGAGGCGTGTCGTTTGGGGAGCGTGCCGGTGCCGGTCTCGCTGCCGGTGGTATCGCCGCCATGGTTGGAAACCCGGCCGATCTGGCTCTTATTCGCATGCAGTCTGATGGGCTGAAGGCACCTGAGAAGCGTGCGAATTACCGTGGTGTTCTTGATGCTCTGGCTCGTATTTCGAAGAGTGAGGGTGTTGGTGCGTTGTGGGCTGGTGCTTTCCCGACTGTTGTGCGTGCCATGTCGCTCAACCTGGGCCAGTTGGCGTTCTTCTCCGAGTCTAAGGCTCAGCTGGCCAAGCGGACGAACCTGTCGGCTCAGAACCAGACGTTCGCGGCTTCTGCTATTGCGGGATTCTTTGCTAGTTTCTTGTCGTTGCCGTTTGACTTTATCAAGACGCGTCTGCAGAAACAGCAGAAGGATCCACAGACTGGGAAGTTGCCGTACAAGGGTATGTTGGACTGTGCCGGCAAGGTCATCCGGGATGAGGGTTGGTTGCGGTTTTACCGTGGTTTCGGCACGTATTATGTGCGGATCGCGCCTCATGC GATGGTAACGTTGATCGTGGCCGATTATCTTCGCATTCTCACCAAGTAA
- a CDS encoding uncharacterized protein (COG:S;~EggNog:ENOG410PZM1), translating into MVNQTKSDQGNCFKGFRFLPFPARRGSRSALYPAPQLLENLPLKTTKGSPFVRKHEQPSPIEYSSGSESSPLRNSEPQYTNMSGTPGSSFPSPAAPAGTPPATSVTTTAQTQHSLTRTQFEPVTAHTAKCDLCNARNDLGMSRCSSCGWQSCHACTIKNGCTRTHNAGSRVHTGPIDRNELVSSSALPKSKKKKGLPKRENANKVQKDLARRSQRGCGRGRGREQAQTPRTQSQTKRDQRQGVHRARSPSRTPEATVNSPVSLDDWQSTAPLLDDEAFTPSTATDVDEAEAEMDKVLAGARNLYAFSLEAHGEWIQEEREKEPARRWCYQAYKLSDLHGYAQDQAARAMEEFRKRDGWWGCF; encoded by the exons ATGGTGAACCAAACAAAAAGTGACCAGGGGAACTGCTTTAAGGGCTTTCGTTTTCTGCCTTTTCCagctcgtcgtggttctcgttcTGCTCTGTATCCAGCGCCTCAGTTGCTTGAGAAT CTGCCGCTGAAAACAACCAAAGGCTCACCTTTCGTTCGAAAACACGAACAACCTTCTCCCATCGAATACTCCAGTGGCAGCGAGTCTTCCCCACTGAGGAACTCCGAGCCTCAGTATACTAATATGTCTGGAACACCTGGTTCCAGCTTTCCTTCCCCAGCTGCTCCCGCCGGCACGCCTCCTGCTACGTCTGTCACCACAACCGCCCAGACACAGCACTCCCTGACCCGAACACAATTCGAGCCAGTCACGGCGCACACCGCAAAGTGCGACCTTTGCAACGCCAGAAACGACTTGGGCATGTCCCGATGCTCGTCCTGCGGCTGGCAATCCTGCCATGCCTGCACGATCAAGAACGGCTGCACGCGGACGCACAACGCTGGGAGCCGCGTGCACACTGGCCCAATCGACCGGAACGAGCTTGTTTCATCAAGTGCCTTGCCCAAGagcaaaaagaagaaaggtcTACCCAAGCGAGAGAACGCCAACAAGGTCCAGAAGGACCTGGCGAGGCGCTCTCAGCGCGGATGTGGACGTGGGCGTGGAAGGGAGCAAGCGCAGACACCTCGCACCCAGTCTCAAACCAAAAGGGACCAGAGACAAGGTGTTCATAGGGCTCGCAGTCCCAGCCGTACCCCCGAAGCCACCGTTAATTCTCCCGTTTCCTTGGACGACTGGCAGTCCACCGCCCCGCTTCTCGACGACGAGGCCTTCACTCCCTCCACCGCCACCGACGTCGATGAGGCTGAAGCCGAAATGGACAAAGTCCTAGCCGGGGCTAGAAATTTGTACGCCTTCAGCCTCGAGGCGCACGGCGAGTGGATACAGGAGGAGCGAGAGAAGGAACCGGCGAGGAGGTGGTGCTATCAGGCGTATAAACTGAGCGATCTTCATGGGTATGCGCAGGACCAGGCGGCTAGAGCGATGGAGGAGTTTAGAAAGAGGGATGGGTGGTGGGGTTGTTTTTGA
- the cox15 gene encoding cytochrome c oxidase assembly protein cox15 (COG:O;~EggNog:ENOG410PFR2;~InterPro:IPR003780,IPR023754;~PFAM:PF02628;~TransMembrane:8 (i105-125o190-208i220-238o258-279i313-339o384-403i424-444o450-471i);~go_component: GO:0016020 - membrane [Evidence IEA];~go_component: GO:0016021 - integral component of membrane [Evidence IEA];~go_function: GO:0016627 - oxidoreductase activity, acting on the CH-CH group of donors [Evidence IEA];~go_process: GO:0006784 - heme A biosynthetic process [Evidence IEA];~go_process: GO:0055114 - oxidation-reduction process [Evidence IEA]), with protein sequence MASLGSSASWARGFAPRLFKDSFTCRQCLRTQNYATKSAFRRQLAGLSFAQSGQRANPTILNSKTRQFFSQNLRRSVSSSTVANAAEEGATKAKSSFPQVSDKSVAYWLLGSAVSVFGIVIFGGLTRLTESGLSITEWRPVTGSLPPMNDEDWESEFSKYRESPEFKLLNPHMTLSEFKSIYYMEWIHRIWGRFVGLSFIFPAIYFVARKKVSKPMALRLAGIAGLIGFQGFIGWWMVKSGLKDDLFAPGSHPRVSQYRLTAHLGAAFVCYVAMLWNGLAILRSRRLMVDPEAGIKTLEALRDPRLKLFRRSVAGLALLVFTTVISGALVAGLDAGLIYNEFPYMGNGFAPPKSELFDERYSRHEDRSDLWWRNMLENPSLVQLDHRILATTTFTSIMALWAYSRKSPTMKKLLPPAAKKGVHGVVAFAFMQVGLGISTLLYLVPIPLASAHQAGSLFLLTWVMVLGSRVWHPSRTAKLLQMAVKARGQQFSQAAAHAAKRV encoded by the exons ATGGCTTCCTTGGGGAGCTCAGCATCCTGGGCCCGAGGCTTCGCGCCCCGGTTATTCAAGGATTCCTTCACCTGTCGCCAATGCCTACGTACTCAGAATTATGCGACCAAATCCGCTTTCCGTAGACAGTTAGCCGGCCTATCCTTCGCTCAGTCTGGCCAGAGAGCCAATCCTACGATCCTGAACTCGAAGACTAGACAATTTTTCTCGCAGAATCTGAGAAGATCGGTTTCGTCATCTACGGTTGCCAATGCTGCAGAGGAAGGCGCGACAAAAGCGAAGTCGAGCTTTCCGCAGGTTAGCGATAAATCGGTTGCGTACTGGCTGCTAGGCAGTGCGGTCAGTGTGTTTGGTATTGTGATCTTTGGTGGTTTGACTCGATTGACGGAATCAGG GTTAAGCATCACGGAATGGCGTCCCGTCACCGGCTCCCTCCCTCCCATGAACGACGAAGACTGGGAATCTGAATTTTCAAAATACCGCGAATCCCCCGAATTCAAGCTCCTAAATCCGCACATGACCCTCTCCGAATTTAAGTCGATCTACTACATGGAATGGATCCACCGTATCTGGGGCCGCTTCGTCGGTCTGTCGTTCATCTTCCCCGCTATCTACTTCGTCGCCCGCAAGAAAGTCAGCAAGCCAATGGCTCTGCGTCTTGCTGGAATCGCCGGTCTCATTGGATTTCAAGGATTCATTGGCTGGTGGATGGTCAAGTCGGGATTGAAAGATGATCTGTTCGCTCCCGGTAGTCACCCTCGTGTCAGCCAGTACCGTTTGACGGCACACCTGGGTGCAGCATTCGTCTGCTATGTTGCTATGCTCTGGAACGGTCTTGCAATCTTGCGGTCTCGTCGACTCATGGTGGATCCGGAGGCTGGAATTAAAACGCTCGAGGCACTTCGTGACCCCCGGCTCAAGCTGTTCCGTCGTTCCGTTGCTGGTCTGGCTCTCCTTGTCTTCACCACGGTCATCTCTGGCGCACTCGTTGCTGGTCTCGATGCTGGTCTGATCTACAACGAATTCCCGTACATGGGCAATGGCTTCGCTCCCCCCAAGTCCGAGCTGTTCGATGAACGGTACTCCCGCCACGAAGACAGATCCGACCTCTGGTGGAGAAACATGCTCGAGAACCCCTCGCTCGTCCAGCTCGACCACCGCATCCTGGCAACCACCACCTTCACCAGCATCATGGCCCTGTGGGCATACTCCCGAAAATCCCCCACAATGAAGAAGCTACTTCCACCGGCCGCAAAAAAGGGCGTTCACGGCGTTGTCGCATTTGCGTTCATGCAGGTTGGACTCGGTATCTCAACTTTGCTCTACCTCGTCCCTATTCCTCTTGCCTCGGCGCACCAGGCTGGTAGCTTGTTCCTGTTGACCTGGGTTATGGTTCTGGGGAGCCGGGTCTGGCACCCCTCGAGGACTGCGAAGTTGTTGCAGATGGCTGTTAAGGCTCGTGGGCAGCAGTTTTCGCAGGCGGCTGCTCACGCGGCTAAGAGGGTATAG